A window from Effusibacillus lacus encodes these proteins:
- the cpaB gene encoding Flp pilus assembly protein CpaB has translation MQEEKRKSLLFLALSFVFAVLAGFLFLEKVKAVEDQLGDSIPVLIARQPIAARTPITPDMLEEKLIPRKFVFDSLITGHEEAAGHVSLVPLQKGDVVTKSMLKQISKVNSENVRIVNLTQSERVLFDEELDAADRVDIIVSYTEAEKPVTKLLMQDIPVGRVSDAKERPKAIGVELSVEDAQKLIFMQNFARQIRVLKHNIQNPAR, from the coding sequence TCGTTTTTGCCGTTTTGGCAGGTTTTTTGTTTCTTGAAAAGGTGAAAGCCGTAGAGGACCAGTTGGGTGATTCCATTCCGGTTTTGATAGCCAGGCAGCCGATTGCCGCAAGGACGCCGATTACACCCGACATGCTTGAGGAAAAACTTATTCCCCGCAAATTTGTTTTTGACTCGTTGATAACGGGCCATGAGGAAGCGGCGGGGCATGTCTCACTGGTGCCGTTGCAGAAAGGAGACGTGGTGACGAAATCCATGTTAAAACAGATCTCTAAGGTAAACAGCGAAAATGTAAGGATAGTCAATCTGACACAATCCGAGCGGGTTCTCTTTGACGAAGAGCTGGATGCCGCCGACCGCGTGGATATCATTGTATCCTATACGGAAGCTGAAAAACCCGTAACCAAACTGCTGATGCAGGATATTCCCGTGGGGCGGGTGTCCGATGCCAAAGAACGTCCCAAGGCAATCGGGGTTGAACTGTCGGTCGAAGATGCGCAGAAACTGATATTCATGCAGAATTTTGCCCGGCAGATCCGAGTCCTGAAACACAATATTCAAAACCCTGCCAGATAG
- a CDS encoding AAA family ATPase yields the protein MARIRIRPMLERNEEPSSRGLEWGNPGASLFHRRTFSMQLPSIQVFFSAKGGSGTTLLACTYASALRLLANVRVLLVDMDLKYGGVEAYMGIRSDRSIFHLKPVLSELTEVHIRNITQFDPVSQVEILPSPADADLAQAIEPQEVVALLMHARKFYDVIVVDAGSEMSPVLAALCHQANHIHYVLTPDTPSLRRYAQSVSLFEKHGIPLDKVGTVLNRISQVSEIQPKDLKGIRALRLEGTVRADFHAIQPQVNLSTPLIGQIKDKKAPVYLRDVVRLVQELAGQVDSSAGQSGLPL from the coding sequence TTGGCAAGAATCCGGATCCGACCGATGCTGGAACGCAACGAAGAACCAAGTTCCCGCGGATTGGAATGGGGGAACCCGGGCGCCTCTTTGTTCCACCGGCGGACATTCAGCATGCAACTGCCTTCCATACAAGTTTTTTTCAGTGCCAAAGGGGGCAGCGGAACCACATTGCTTGCCTGCACTTACGCAAGTGCCCTGCGGCTGTTGGCTAATGTAAGGGTACTGTTGGTCGACATGGATCTGAAGTATGGCGGAGTGGAGGCGTATATGGGCATCCGTTCCGACAGATCGATTTTCCATTTGAAACCGGTGTTGTCGGAGTTGACGGAAGTACATATCAGAAACATCACCCAGTTTGATCCCGTAAGCCAGGTTGAGATCCTTCCGAGTCCGGCAGACGCGGATCTCGCACAAGCCATTGAACCGCAAGAGGTTGTTGCTCTTCTGATGCACGCAAGAAAATTCTACGATGTCATCGTTGTGGATGCCGGCAGTGAAATGTCCCCCGTTTTGGCCGCCCTCTGTCATCAAGCCAATCATATCCACTATGTGTTGACTCCTGACACTCCTTCCCTCCGTAGATACGCACAATCTGTCTCCCTGTTTGAAAAACATGGTATTCCTCTCGATAAGGTGGGTACCGTCCTGAACCGGATCAGCCAGGTAAGTGAAATACAGCCTAAAGATTTGAAAGGCATCCGTGCCTTGCGGCTGGAGGGTACTGTTCGCGCTGATTTCCACGCAATCCAGCCACAAGTAAATCTTTCGACACCCTTAATCGGCCAGATCAAGGACAAGAAAGCGCCCGTATATCTGAGAGACGTGGTTCGTCTGGTACAGGAACTGGCGGGGCAGGTGGATTCCAGTGCTGGACAATCTGGTCTCCCATTATAA
- a CDS encoding CpaF family protein, with translation MLDNLVSHYKNRLLQETELDRIQNLSERDMRLSIMKMIERFIQEEKVILSRSDKEHLIARILDDSVGFGPLEAFLHDESITEIMVNGPFEIFVERDGKLHLTDSAFRDDGHLRHVIDRMVAPVGRRVDEYSPMVDARLKDGSRVNAIIPPVSLRGPVLTIRKFRKQPFSITDLLQKGTMDSAMARFLEGAVQAKLNILLSGGTGSGKTTLLNVLSSYIPHGERVITIEDSAELRLQGQHVVNLETRPENVEGRGEITIRQLVRNALRMRPDRIIVGEVRGDEALDMLQAMNTGHEGSLTTIHANSPHDALGRLEAMVLMGGVSLPPGVIRQYILSAIDLIVQMERFMDGRRRVVSIAEVRSCREGLEIHELFAWERAGMGPEGNSLGQFRRSDKPPVCLERIKNNGIRLQDLWRHSTC, from the coding sequence GTGCTGGACAATCTGGTCTCCCATTATAAAAACCGGCTGCTGCAGGAAACAGAACTTGACAGGATCCAGAATTTGTCGGAACGGGACATGCGGTTGTCCATTATGAAAATGATCGAGCGATTCATCCAGGAAGAGAAGGTAATTCTCTCACGTTCCGACAAGGAGCATTTGATTGCCCGAATTCTGGATGATTCGGTCGGGTTTGGGCCGCTGGAAGCTTTTCTGCATGACGAAAGCATAACGGAGATCATGGTCAACGGACCGTTTGAGATTTTTGTCGAACGGGATGGAAAGCTTCACTTGACGGATTCCGCTTTTCGGGACGATGGCCACCTGCGGCATGTCATTGATCGAATGGTTGCCCCTGTCGGAAGGCGGGTTGACGAATATTCCCCGATGGTGGATGCGCGCCTGAAGGACGGCAGCCGTGTCAACGCAATTATTCCCCCCGTCAGCCTGCGCGGCCCGGTTCTGACAATCCGTAAGTTTCGAAAGCAGCCTTTTTCCATCACGGATCTCCTGCAAAAAGGAACAATGGATTCCGCAATGGCCCGTTTCCTTGAAGGGGCGGTGCAGGCCAAACTTAACATTCTGCTATCGGGCGGGACTGGAAGCGGCAAGACCACGCTGCTGAACGTATTATCCTCGTATATTCCCCATGGAGAGCGGGTGATCACCATTGAAGATTCGGCGGAACTGCGGCTCCAGGGACAACATGTGGTCAACCTGGAAACACGTCCCGAGAATGTGGAAGGACGTGGCGAAATTACAATCCGCCAACTGGTTCGCAATGCTTTGAGAATGCGTCCGGACAGGATTATTGTCGGTGAGGTCAGGGGGGATGAGGCCCTCGATATGCTTCAGGCAATGAACACCGGGCACGAAGGATCATTGACCACGATTCATGCCAACAGCCCGCATGACGCTTTGGGGAGGTTGGAGGCCATGGTGCTGATGGGAGGGGTGTCTTTGCCGCCGGGGGTGATACGCCAATACATACTTAGCGCCATCGATCTGATCGTACAGATGGAGCGGTTCATGGACGGTCGGAGGAGAGTGGTTTCCATTGCAGAAGTCAGAAGTTGTCGGGAAGGACTTGAGATTCATGAACTGTTTGCATGGGAGAGAGCGGGAATGGGACCAGAGGGCAACTCCCTTGGACAGTTCCGGAGAAGTGACAAACCCCCGGTATGCCTAGAAAGGATCAAAAACAACGGAATCAGGCTGCAGGACCTATGGAGGCATTCCACATGCTGA
- a CDS encoding type II secretion system F family protein: MLIALLVFLAVFSCLLSFAGFRSYRLKRRRLRTVITNLFNSDDARTNWLLQLAGRFDRSKIGQSAARELEQMHLTLSASDYYALLLLANVLFFWILHSILAVPILMALLLAVAAVAGGRRLFFQARKNRYVDMFNQQLPEACRLLGNSLRAGLTVTQGIQLLAKELPSPSKQEFQLINKELVLGNDLGHALESFQIRMNTRECHLFAGALSVQRQMGGNLYEVLHDMARTMEERALVQQSIRTMTAEAKSISYLLPLIPVILVAMINLLIDNFLVPLLTVPGILLTAAFLLVQIAAFAIIKKISNIQV, encoded by the coding sequence ATGCTGATAGCGCTGCTTGTTTTCTTGGCTGTATTCAGTTGTTTGTTATCCTTTGCCGGTTTTCGTTCCTATCGGCTTAAGAGAAGACGTCTTCGTACTGTTATCACCAACCTGTTCAACAGCGATGACGCCCGAACCAACTGGCTGTTGCAGTTGGCTGGCCGCTTTGATCGGTCGAAAATCGGACAATCGGCAGCCCGGGAATTGGAACAAATGCATTTGACCCTATCCGCATCCGATTATTATGCGCTTCTGTTGCTTGCCAATGTCTTATTCTTTTGGATCCTGCATTCTATTTTGGCTGTCCCGATTCTTATGGCGCTGTTGTTGGCTGTTGCAGCGGTGGCGGGAGGAAGGCGGCTGTTTTTTCAAGCCAGGAAGAACCGGTATGTCGATATGTTCAACCAACAGCTGCCCGAGGCATGCCGATTGCTGGGCAATTCGCTGCGGGCCGGGCTGACTGTGACGCAAGGCATTCAACTGCTGGCAAAGGAACTGCCAAGTCCGTCGAAGCAAGAATTCCAGTTGATAAATAAGGAACTGGTATTGGGCAACGATCTCGGGCATGCGCTGGAATCCTTTCAGATCAGAATGAATACTCGGGAATGTCATCTGTTTGCCGGTGCGCTCTCGGTTCAAAGGCAAATGGGTGGAAACCTGTATGAAGTTTTGCACGACATGGCCCGGACTATGGAGGAACGGGCATTGGTGCAGCAGTCCATAAGGACGATGACGGCGGAAGCTAAGTCAATATCCTATTTGCTGCCTCTTATCCCTGTGATTCTGGTAGCCATGATCAATTTGCTGATTGACAATTTTCTGGTTCCTTTGCTGACAGTGCCGGGAATCCTGCTGACAGCGGCGTTTCTCCTTGTCCAAATTGCGGCGTTTGCCATTATAAAGAAAATATCAAACATTCAGGTGTGA
- a CDS encoding type II secretion system F family protein, producing the protein MDWLLYVSTLLCMGLLLKSIHSYTQYRLAHRRLLASLARWKELSGRTPSSRSGRWTRLLMAWADKCVAVGIRFPFPDTLQEVESRLDRSGRPYDLTVERFLGLKIVLTVMGLAIALAFCILGLPFAQLGLVILPLAGFFAPVIKLREIARHRQESISRDIPDFLDMMSVTLQAGATLEQALRQVSRIFKGPLHDELERLGREIELGVGREQAWLRLLERNSAQELQKLVNALTQGSRLGVPVAATFRLQAEEIRRLQVEMVKSRAAKASPKITTVTTIVIAPSVFMMIMGLLVLNVFYNPSGLGIEGLFN; encoded by the coding sequence ATGGACTGGTTGTTGTATGTGTCAACTTTATTGTGCATGGGGCTTTTGCTGAAATCCATACACTCCTATACCCAATACCGTTTGGCGCATCGGAGGTTGCTGGCTTCCTTGGCCCGATGGAAAGAGTTGTCCGGCAGAACTCCGTCAAGCCGGTCGGGCCGTTGGACCCGATTGTTGATGGCCTGGGCGGACAAATGCGTTGCAGTGGGCATCCGCTTTCCGTTTCCTGATACTTTGCAGGAAGTGGAGAGTCGTCTGGACCGTTCGGGCCGACCTTATGACTTGACGGTCGAACGGTTTCTCGGGCTTAAGATTGTACTGACGGTAATGGGTCTTGCTATCGCATTGGCTTTCTGCATACTGGGACTTCCGTTTGCTCAATTGGGATTGGTGATCCTGCCACTGGCCGGTTTTTTTGCCCCGGTCATAAAGCTGCGGGAGATTGCTCGTCACCGCCAGGAATCCATTTCCCGGGACATACCCGATTTTCTTGACATGATGAGCGTGACACTGCAGGCGGGAGCTACACTAGAACAGGCGCTGCGACAAGTCAGCCGGATATTTAAAGGACCTCTGCATGATGAACTTGAGAGGCTTGGTCGCGAAATCGAGTTGGGTGTGGGTCGTGAACAGGCATGGTTGCGCTTGTTGGAGCGCAATTCAGCGCAAGAATTGCAAAAGTTGGTCAATGCATTGACCCAGGGAAGCAGACTGGGAGTTCCTGTGGCGGCAACCTTCCGGCTGCAGGCTGAAGAAATCCGGCGCTTGCAGGTGGAAATGGTAAAGTCGAGAGCAGCCAAGGCCTCCCCGAAAATTACAACCGTGACAACGATAGTAATAGCACCGTCCGTTTTTATGATGATCATGGGGTTGTTGGTGCTGAACGTATTTTACAATCCTTCGGGGCTTGGCATAGAAGGGTTGTTCAACTAA
- a CDS encoding Flp family type IVb pilin — translation MELIRKMAILYGCRLIEAVNRLRREEKGAQAIEWVLLALVVIALMAGVSKYFQTESNTQGLAKALLTKLQNWVEGL, via the coding sequence ATGGAACTGATCAGAAAAATGGCGATTCTTTATGGTTGTAGACTTATAGAGGCGGTGAACCGCCTTCGCAGGGAGGAAAAGGGAGCCCAGGCAATTGAGTGGGTTCTGCTGGCGTTGGTCGTTATTGCGCTGATGGCGGGTGTCAGCAAATACTTTCAGACCGAATCGAATACTCAAGGATTGGCGAAGGCTTTGCTCACCAAATTGCAAAATTGGGTCGAAGGATTGTAG
- a CDS encoding TadE/TadG family type IV pilus assembly protein, whose product MFHRLTADQQGSQTVEFMMLIPALLILLLCMGEFGRAAYYKVTLQSAVRDGARLAALDASRPDVEDAVRKAAGNVPVDQVVITKTKSGRTSLAFPNPSVDVTVKIQTTFRLKALAKLGLPENLRQLSLTAESRVPVVR is encoded by the coding sequence TTGTTTCACCGATTGACTGCTGATCAACAAGGTTCCCAAACAGTTGAGTTTATGATGCTGATTCCTGCTCTGCTGATCCTGCTTTTGTGCATGGGTGAATTTGGTCGGGCGGCCTATTACAAGGTTACCCTGCAATCGGCTGTCAGGGATGGAGCCCGTTTGGCTGCCCTTGACGCTTCCCGACCGGATGTGGAAGATGCCGTTCGCAAAGCCGCCGGAAACGTACCGGTCGACCAGGTGGTCATTACAAAAACCAAATCCGGACGAACCTCCCTTGCGTTTCCAAATCCTTCAGTCGACGTGACTGTCAAAATCCAGACCACTTTTCGGTTAAAAGCCCTGGCCAAACTGGGTCTTCCGGAAAATTTGCGGCAACTGTCCCTGACAGCAGAATCCCGGGTGCCGGTGGTGAGATGA
- the icd gene encoding NADP-dependent isocitrate dehydrogenase, protein MALFEKFAMPAEGEKIKVDNGKLVVPDNPIIPFIEGDGTGPDIWAASSRVLDAAVEKAYKGERKIAWYEVYAGEKAFNQYGEWLPNDTLTALREYIVSIKGPLTTPVGGGIRSLNVALRQELDLYVCLRPVRYFNGVPSPVKHPELVDMVIFRENSEDIYAGIEYQEGTPEVKKVVEFLQKEMGVKKIRFPETSGIGIKPVSKDGTERLVRAAIEYAIKHNRKSVTLVHKGNIMKFTEGAFKNWGYEVAEREYSDKVFTWAQYDRIKEQQGSEAANKAQAEAESAGRIIVKDSIADAFLQQILTRPAEYDVIATLNLNGDYISDALAAQVGGIGIAPGANINYVTGHAVFEATHGTAPKYAGLDKVNPGSVILSGVMMLEHLGWQEAADMIIRSMEKTIGQKVVTYDFARLMEGAKEVKCSEFGTALINNM, encoded by the coding sequence ATGGCATTGTTCGAGAAGTTTGCTATGCCTGCAGAAGGAGAAAAAATCAAAGTTGACAACGGGAAATTGGTGGTTCCCGACAACCCGATCATCCCATTCATTGAGGGGGACGGCACAGGCCCCGACATTTGGGCGGCATCTTCCAGAGTATTGGATGCAGCGGTGGAAAAGGCATACAAAGGGGAACGGAAGATCGCCTGGTATGAAGTTTATGCCGGTGAGAAAGCGTTCAACCAATATGGCGAGTGGCTTCCGAACGATACATTGACCGCTCTCAGAGAATACATCGTCAGCATCAAAGGTCCACTTACCACTCCGGTTGGCGGAGGAATTCGCTCACTGAACGTGGCGCTCCGTCAGGAACTGGATTTGTATGTGTGCTTGCGCCCGGTTCGTTATTTCAACGGCGTGCCTTCGCCTGTGAAGCATCCGGAGTTGGTCGACATGGTGATCTTCCGCGAAAACTCTGAAGACATCTATGCTGGTATTGAATATCAGGAAGGCACACCGGAAGTCAAGAAAGTGGTCGAATTCCTGCAAAAGGAAATGGGTGTAAAGAAAATCCGTTTTCCGGAAACTTCCGGCATCGGAATCAAGCCCGTATCCAAGGATGGAACGGAGCGTTTGGTTCGTGCAGCGATCGAATACGCGATCAAGCATAACCGCAAAAGCGTAACCCTTGTACATAAGGGGAACATCATGAAGTTTACCGAAGGCGCGTTCAAAAACTGGGGATATGAGGTAGCCGAGCGTGAGTACTCGGATAAAGTGTTCACCTGGGCACAATATGACCGCATCAAGGAACAACAAGGCTCGGAAGCTGCCAACAAGGCTCAGGCAGAAGCGGAATCGGCCGGCAGGATCATTGTCAAGGACAGCATCGCCGATGCGTTCCTGCAGCAGATTCTGACCCGTCCGGCGGAATACGATGTGATTGCTACCCTGAACCTGAACGGCGACTACATTTCCGACGCTTTGGCTGCACAAGTGGGCGGTATCGGAATTGCACCCGGCGCCAACATAAACTATGTGACCGGACATGCGGTGTTTGAAGCAACCCACGGTACAGCTCCGAAGTATGCAGGCCTGGATAAAGTGAATCCGGGATCCGTCATCCTTTCCGGCGTCATGATGCTGGAACACCTGGGCTGGCAGGAAGCTGCGGACATGATCATCCGCTCCATGGAAAAAACCATCGGGCAGAAAGTCGTTACTTATGATTTTGCCCGCCTGATGGAAGGTGCGAAGGAAGTTAAATGTTCCGAATTCGGAACCGCTCTGATCAACAATATGTAA
- the mdh gene encoding malate dehydrogenase has product MIKRKKISVIGAGFTGATTALFLAQKELGDVVLLDIPQLENPTKGKALDMLEATPVIGADANIIGTSNYEDTKDSDVVIITAGIARKPGMSRDDLVTTNAGIVKSVTEQVVKYSPNCFIIVLSNPVDAMTYVAHKVSGFPKNRVIGQSGVLDTARFRTFVAQELNVSVEDVTGFVLGGHGDDMVPLIRYSFAGGIPLEKLIPQDRIDAIVERTRKGGAEIVNLLGTGSAYYAPAASLVQMTEAILKDKKRILPSIALLEGEYGYENLYMGVPTLLGGSGIEKVYELDLTPEEKAALDKSAQSVRNVMNVVG; this is encoded by the coding sequence ATGATCAAACGCAAGAAGATTTCCGTAATCGGTGCAGGATTTACCGGAGCTACCACCGCGTTATTCCTTGCGCAAAAAGAACTCGGTGATGTAGTTTTGCTGGACATTCCCCAACTGGAGAACCCGACGAAGGGCAAAGCGCTTGATATGCTGGAAGCGACTCCCGTTATCGGCGCAGACGCCAACATCATCGGCACCAGCAACTACGAAGATACGAAGGATTCTGACGTTGTTATCATCACTGCCGGTATTGCCCGCAAGCCGGGAATGAGCCGGGACGACCTTGTTACCACCAACGCGGGGATCGTCAAGTCGGTAACCGAGCAGGTGGTGAAATACTCACCCAACTGTTTCATTATCGTCCTTTCCAACCCGGTGGATGCCATGACCTATGTCGCCCATAAAGTATCCGGCTTCCCGAAAAACCGGGTGATCGGTCAATCCGGCGTGCTGGATACTGCGCGGTTCCGTACTTTTGTCGCACAGGAACTGAACGTCTCCGTGGAAGATGTCACCGGTTTCGTTCTGGGGGGCCATGGCGACGACATGGTGCCGCTTATCCGCTACTCCTTTGCAGGCGGTATTCCGCTTGAGAAGCTGATCCCGCAGGATCGAATCGACGCCATCGTCGAACGCACACGCAAAGGCGGCGCCGAGATTGTGAATCTGTTGGGAACCGGCAGTGCCTACTACGCTCCGGCAGCTTCCCTTGTACAAATGACGGAAGCCATCCTGAAAGACAAGAAGCGGATTCTTCCTTCCATTGCCCTGTTGGAAGGCGAGTACGGTTACGAGAATCTTTATATGGGAGTTCCGACCCTGCTTGGCGGAAGCGGCATCGAGAAAGTCTACGAATTGGACCTCACGCCGGAAGAGAAAGCTGCACTCGACAAATCAGCCCAATCGGTCCGCAATGTGATGAACGTCGTTGGGTAG
- a CDS encoding DUF294 nucleotidyltransferase-like domain-containing protein, with the protein MEKAREILSDLDLFAGLNRDELELLEREARICSFQEHDKLAGADRPLEAVYVVLKGHVRVAICNDKEEEITLHYHGPGDMFGLAGLFAVSPMPFHFIAAESGEALLLPLRTVKQLLYKYPANLWAASRALAERLYQVYREFSNESSYGAKGVDQYPIRLKVGDIMSGDVATCRSETTAAEAAGIMGKRNIGSLVVLDGNGELVGIVTDKDLVTRIMATGLDPCVTTVGSLFTAGPITISHEAFYYEALLLMMNHRVSHLPVVDRTGLVGILTMKDLLDAKSHHALALTERIEHSDQIGDLCSLADRVEQLVDRMQSEGIRPSEICRIMADYDDRITRKIIRLVEKELAEEGFGPPPVPYCWVTMGSGGRKEQPRRTDQDNALIYRDPAADQKEAAERYFARLAEKTNDALHRFGFPYCPGGVMAKNPVWRKTISGWREEVADWIREPDGQGVRNLTIFLDFRPVYGTFELAHELRIRILYLTQNVPMFLHQLVLDDVQSPVHLGWFDRGEIEIKTRLSVHFINALRILSLKHGLPQVNSLERLRALTEHGVFTPEESSVYEEAYEELMRYRVGGIRKIDIGSLKKQERARLKRVFHITKDLQNLLIHSFRAEGLAL; encoded by the coding sequence ATGGAAAAGGCAAGGGAAATACTTTCGGATCTTGATCTGTTTGCAGGCTTAAACCGTGATGAACTGGAACTTCTAGAAAGAGAAGCCCGGATATGCAGCTTCCAGGAACATGACAAATTGGCGGGAGCCGACCGTCCGCTTGAGGCGGTGTACGTGGTTCTTAAAGGACATGTACGGGTTGCGATATGCAACGACAAAGAGGAAGAAATTACGCTGCACTACCATGGACCTGGAGATATGTTCGGACTGGCGGGTCTCTTTGCGGTCTCTCCCATGCCTTTCCATTTCATTGCGGCCGAGTCTGGGGAGGCACTGTTGTTGCCTCTCCGAACGGTAAAGCAGTTGCTGTACAAATATCCGGCAAACCTGTGGGCGGCCAGCCGGGCATTGGCGGAAAGATTGTATCAGGTGTACCGGGAATTCTCAAACGAATCCTCCTATGGGGCAAAAGGCGTGGACCAGTATCCGATCCGTTTGAAGGTCGGAGATATCATGTCTGGCGATGTGGCCACTTGTCGGAGTGAAACGACGGCAGCAGAGGCTGCAGGAATCATGGGGAAGCGAAACATCGGGTCATTGGTGGTTTTGGATGGGAACGGCGAATTGGTTGGAATCGTAACGGACAAAGATCTCGTCACCAGGATCATGGCAACAGGGTTGGATCCGTGTGTCACAACTGTCGGCTCGCTTTTTACAGCCGGACCGATCACCATTTCCCATGAAGCCTTTTATTATGAAGCCCTGCTCTTGATGATGAATCACCGGGTAAGCCATTTGCCGGTAGTGGACCGTACGGGGCTGGTGGGGATTCTGACCATGAAGGATTTGCTGGATGCCAAAAGCCACCATGCGCTGGCACTGACAGAGCGAATCGAACATTCTGACCAAATTGGGGATCTGTGTTCTTTGGCGGACCGGGTGGAACAACTCGTGGACCGAATGCAGTCCGAGGGTATCAGACCTTCCGAGATTTGCCGCATTATGGCAGACTACGATGACCGGATCACCCGGAAAATCATACGTCTGGTGGAAAAAGAACTGGCGGAAGAAGGGTTTGGGCCGCCGCCTGTTCCCTATTGTTGGGTAACGATGGGAAGCGGCGGGAGGAAAGAACAGCCCCGGCGGACAGATCAAGATAATGCTTTGATATACCGGGATCCTGCGGCGGATCAGAAAGAAGCGGCGGAACGATACTTTGCCCGTCTGGCGGAAAAAACAAACGATGCATTGCACCGGTTTGGTTTCCCCTATTGCCCGGGAGGAGTCATGGCGAAAAATCCCGTCTGGAGAAAAACAATTTCCGGATGGAGAGAGGAAGTGGCCGATTGGATCAGAGAACCGGACGGACAGGGAGTGCGCAATCTGACCATTTTTCTGGATTTCCGTCCGGTTTATGGAACTTTTGAACTTGCCCATGAATTAAGAATCCGCATCCTGTATCTGACACAGAATGTGCCAATGTTTCTGCACCAGCTTGTGCTCGATGATGTGCAGTCTCCCGTACATCTTGGCTGGTTTGACAGAGGGGAAATTGAGATCAAGACCCGTCTGAGCGTTCATTTTATCAATGCGCTGCGTATATTGTCATTGAAGCATGGGCTGCCTCAGGTCAATTCGCTTGAACGACTGAGGGCGCTGACTGAGCATGGAGTCTTCACTCCGGAGGAATCGTCTGTGTATGAGGAAGCATATGAAGAATTGATGAGATACAGGGTTGGGGGTATCAGAAAAATTGACATCGGAAGCTTGAAAAAACAAGAACGTGCTCGTTTGAAACGTGTCTTTCACATAACAAAAGACCTTCAAAACCTATTGATTCATTCATTTCGGGCGGAAGGACTGGCCCTATGA
- a CDS encoding 3'-5' exonuclease, with product MIRKAIDQLIARLYGGPQKLPPDVTLETIEMLRQLIVSHDGKSLADQQLTQLRFVVFDTETTGFYPFAGDEIISLSAVTVENKEIRENPAFDSLVNPYRQIPEVVTNLTGISKKQVDQAPSLLNVLLHFLQFAGDDILVAHPADFDMNFINAKLRRYCRSTVRHHVIDMMAVAYHLFPMWKEYSLDRLANYYGLEIRDRHNSLADARLTAQIWCRFLEELDARGIRTLYSLYLYIKTLR from the coding sequence ATGATCAGAAAAGCGATCGATCAGCTCATTGCCAGACTTTACGGAGGACCCCAGAAACTGCCGCCGGATGTTACACTTGAGACTATCGAAATGCTGCGCCAACTTATCGTATCCCATGACGGCAAGTCACTGGCAGACCAACAACTGACGCAATTACGGTTTGTCGTGTTTGATACGGAAACAACCGGGTTTTATCCTTTTGCCGGGGATGAGATCATATCCCTGTCGGCCGTGACAGTTGAAAACAAAGAGATACGGGAGAATCCCGCGTTTGATAGTCTGGTGAATCCTTACCGCCAGATCCCGGAAGTTGTGACAAACCTGACGGGAATCTCCAAAAAGCAAGTGGATCAGGCACCGAGTCTTTTGAACGTGCTGCTCCACTTTCTGCAGTTTGCCGGTGATGACATTTTGGTGGCGCACCCGGCCGATTTTGACATGAACTTTATTAATGCGAAACTGCGTCGCTATTGCAGATCCACGGTGCGCCATCATGTTATCGACATGATGGCGGTTGCCTACCACTTGTTTCCTATGTGGAAAGAGTATTCCCTGGATCGTTTGGCCAATTATTACGGGCTTGAAATCAGGGATCGGCACAATTCTCTGGCGGACGCCCGGCTGACAGCCCAGATTTGGTGCAGGTTTCTGGAAGAACTGGATGCTCGTGGCATTCGCACGTTGTACAGCCTGTATCTGTATATTAAAACACTCAGGTAA